A single Tissierellales bacterium DNA region contains:
- a CDS encoding energy-coupling factor transporter transmembrane protein EcfT, whose amino-acid sequence MNTNIFSSGGQSKFWLDPRTKILLLIVINVVLIGGGISGVDSIIRFVLALLPLLLLLLEQKYQSSILYLIFISLAMGSEFFLVSETQGVLNLILVIASGLISRFVPSLVMGYYVVTTTKISEFVAAMERMHVPQKIIIPFSVMLRFFPTVGEENMAISDAMKMRGIQFGGKNATAMIEYRVIPMLISTVRIGEELSAAALTRGLGKPTKRTNICEVGFSILDVMCIVFAVTVFSLWIIF is encoded by the coding sequence ATGAATACAAATATTTTTTCTAGTGGGGGCCAGTCTAAGTTTTGGCTGGACCCACGAACCAAAATTTTATTGCTTATAGTTATTAATGTAGTACTGATAGGGGGCGGAATAAGCGGAGTTGACTCGATAATTAGATTTGTACTAGCTCTTTTACCGTTATTATTATTATTGTTAGAGCAAAAGTATCAAAGTAGTATTCTTTATTTAATATTCATTTCATTGGCAATGGGAAGTGAATTTTTTTTAGTTAGTGAAACTCAAGGCGTGCTAAATCTTATATTGGTAATTGCGTCAGGATTGATATCGAGATTTGTACCTAGTTTGGTTATGGGATATTATGTTGTAACTACAACTAAAATTAGTGAATTTGTTGCTGCAATGGAGAGGATGCACGTACCGCAAAAGATAATAATTCCATTTTCAGTAATGCTAAGGTTTTTTCCAACAGTAGGGGAAGAAAATATGGCAATAAGTGATGCTATGAAGATGCGTGGAATTCAGTTTGGAGGCAAAAATGCTACAGCTATGATTGAGTATAGAGTAATACCAATGCTCATTTCTACAGTTAGGATAGGAGAAGAACTTTCAGCAGCAGCCTTAACTAGAGGTCTCGGAAAACCGACAAAAAGAACAAATATATGCGAAGTAGGTTTTTCTATATTGGATGTGATGTGCATAGTTTTTGCTGTTACAGTTTTTAGCTTATGGATAATATTTTAG
- the serA gene encoding phosphoglycerate dehydrogenase, giving the protein MENKKRVIITERVDDEGVKLLEKELDVDICLNISREELLAKIENYDAIIVRSATMIDKELMERATRLKVVGRAGNGTDNIALQEATERGIIVANTPASNTMSAAELAIALLLGVSRNVTQANNYIKSGKWERNRFKGVELYGKTLGIIGLGRIGSLVAQRMNGFGMKVIAYDPYIAEDRFKRFKTEKREELKTLIEESDFITLHTPKTKETIGMIGKQEIEWMKDGVRIVNDARGGIIDEQALLEGIKSGKIASAGLDVHEKEPCVDNPLFEFENVIVTPHIGASTIEAQVNVGVTVAEQVVSALNGEIVPNAVNLPTMHRDELEVMKPYIELMEKLGKIYYQLHKEPVEHVNIEYFGSVAKQDTKMSTIAFIKGLLQPVVEDQVNYINAKILAEQRGIAIDQRKTMEDYEGYTDFIKVKIQTKDNVFTIAGNLSSKKEGRIVKIEDYEVDVNPTEHMLFVRNIDVPGVIGNIGMGLGEENINVGTMQVGRNEIGKEALMVLTVDDEVSKASLKKIMQKENVLWAKYVSI; this is encoded by the coding sequence ATGGAAAATAAGAAAAGAGTTATAATTACAGAAAGAGTTGATGATGAAGGAGTTAAATTGCTAGAGAAAGAACTAGATGTGGATATTTGTTTAAATATTTCAAGAGAAGAATTACTTGCAAAAATAGAAAATTATGACGCAATTATAGTTAGAAGTGCTACGATGATAGATAAGGAACTGATGGAGAGAGCTACTAGGCTTAAAGTTGTAGGAAGAGCTGGAAATGGAACTGATAATATAGCTTTACAAGAGGCAACTGAAAGAGGAATAATAGTTGCTAATACTCCAGCAAGTAATACTATGTCAGCTGCAGAACTTGCTATAGCACTTTTATTGGGTGTTTCTAGAAATGTTACGCAGGCTAATAATTATATCAAATCAGGTAAATGGGAGAGAAACAGATTTAAAGGAGTAGAGTTGTATGGAAAAACATTAGGTATAATTGGATTAGGTAGAATTGGTTCTTTAGTAGCGCAGAGGATGAATGGATTTGGAATGAAAGTGATAGCATATGATCCATATATCGCCGAAGATAGATTTAAGCGTTTTAAAACAGAAAAGAGAGAAGAGCTCAAAACACTTATTGAAGAATCAGATTTTATAACTCTTCATACTCCAAAAACAAAAGAAACTATTGGAATGATTGGGAAGCAAGAAATAGAATGGATGAAAGATGGTGTGAGAATAGTAAATGATGCTCGCGGAGGGATAATAGACGAGCAAGCGTTACTTGAAGGAATAAAAAGTGGGAAAATTGCAAGTGCAGGACTGGATGTTCACGAAAAAGAACCATGTGTAGATAATCCTTTGTTTGAATTTGAAAATGTCATAGTAACACCACATATAGGAGCAAGTACAATAGAAGCTCAAGTGAATGTAGGAGTAACAGTTGCAGAGCAAGTGGTAAGTGCATTAAATGGAGAGATAGTGCCAAATGCAGTTAATTTACCTACTATGCATAGAGATGAGCTTGAGGTTATGAAACCGTATATAGAGCTAATGGAGAAATTAGGAAAAATCTATTATCAACTGCACAAAGAGCCTGTTGAACATGTAAATATAGAGTATTTTGGAAGTGTAGCCAAACAAGATACGAAGATGAGTACTATAGCGTTTATAAAGGGCTTGTTGCAACCAGTGGTCGAAGATCAGGTCAATTATATAAATGCAAAAATACTTGCAGAGCAGAGAGGTATAGCGATAGATCAAAGAAAAACTATGGAAGACTATGAAGGATATACTGATTTTATCAAAGTTAAAATTCAAACGAAAGATAACGTATTTACAATAGCCGGCAATTTATCATCTAAAAAAGAAGGTCGAATAGTAAAAATCGAAGATTATGAAGTAGATGTAAATCCAACAGAGCATATGTTATTTGTAAGAAATATTGATGTTCCTGGAGTTATTGGTAATATAGGAATGGGACTAGGTGAAGAAAACATAAATGTTGGAACTATGCAGGTTGGAAGAAATGAAATTGGTAAAGAGGCGCTGATGGTACTTACTGTAGATGATGAAGTATCAAAGGCAAGTTTGAAGAAGATTATGCAAAAAGAAAATGTGCTTTGGGCAAAGTATGTTAGTATATAA
- a CDS encoding response regulator transcription factor, with protein MAVIYAADDEKDIRDILSVFLESEGHEVFSFENGDELYDKFIETPCDLILLDIMMPGTDGLIICSKIRKISKVPIIMLTAKNTDTDYISGLALGSDDYMTKPFKPTILMAKIRALLRRVELERRDEVDRGTGEKSSVKDISSGDLKYVVKEHIVYCNGREVNLTATELKFLMYMMEHENEAISKETILNEIWGYSAEIETRVADETNRRLRKKLTEAGSYMYVQTVWGYGFKFTKKE; from the coding sequence GTGGCAGTAATATATGCAGCTGATGATGAGAAAGATATAAGAGATATTTTAAGTGTTTTTCTAGAAAGTGAAGGTCACGAGGTGTTTAGTTTTGAAAATGGAGATGAATTATATGACAAATTTATAGAGACACCATGTGACTTGATATTATTAGATATAATGATGCCAGGGACTGATGGATTGATTATTTGTAGTAAAATTAGAAAGATATCCAAAGTTCCTATCATAATGCTTACAGCTAAAAATACAGATACGGATTATATATCAGGATTAGCTCTTGGAAGTGATGATTATATGACTAAACCATTCAAACCAACTATATTGATGGCAAAGATTAGAGCATTACTTAGAAGAGTGGAGCTTGAGCGTAGAGATGAAGTAGATAGAGGTACTGGAGAAAAGAGCTCGGTGAAGGATATATCAAGTGGAGATTTGAAATATGTGGTGAAAGAGCATATAGTTTATTGCAATGGTAGAGAGGTGAATTTAACAGCTACCGAATTGAAATTTCTGATGTATATGATGGAACACGAAAATGAAGCTATCAGTAAAGAAACTATTCTAAATGAAATTTGGGGATATAGCGCAGAAATAGAGACTAGAGTTGCAGATGAAACAAATAGACGACTTAGAAAGAAATTGACAGAAGCAGGCAGCTATATGTATGTGCAAACGGTCTGGGGATATGGATTTAAATTTACTAAGAAGGAGTAA
- a CDS encoding redoxin domain-containing protein yields the protein MKNKKIMMTLALAAVMTFSLAGCGNETKPANDSGMNVSISSNEEIKNESNSKINEKATQKFGSLKRFKTSTMSEKEFNQDQFQNYDVTMVNVWATYCGGCIEELPEIQKLYEELPKNVNIISICSDSKGNEEIVKDIMQKSNIEFSVLKNSDDLESSLLKNVMYVPITIFVDKDGNIVGDVVEGAPSDVRGKYISSINKALESIGKTKMDMGNSLEDGQSDGDKMEDTSDLDGETDELGGET from the coding sequence TTGAAAAATAAAAAAATAATGATGACTTTGGCACTTGCAGCAGTTATGACATTTAGTTTAGCAGGTTGCGGTAATGAGACAAAGCCTGCAAATGATAGTGGAATGAATGTTAGTATTAGCAGTAATGAAGAGATAAAAAATGAATCTAATAGCAAAATAAATGAGAAGGCAACCCAAAAATTTGGAAGTTTAAAACGGTTTAAAACATCGACTATGAGCGAAAAGGAATTTAATCAAGATCAATTTCAAAATTACGATGTTACTATGGTTAATGTTTGGGCAACTTATTGCGGAGGATGTATAGAAGAATTGCCTGAAATACAGAAATTGTATGAGGAGTTACCTAAAAATGTAAATATAATATCTATTTGCTCAGATTCAAAAGGTAATGAAGAGATAGTAAAAGATATAATGCAAAAATCAAATATAGAATTTAGTGTGCTAAAAAATAGTGATGATTTAGAATCATCATTACTTAAAAATGTTATGTATGTACCTATAACTATATTTGTAGATAAAGATGGAAACATAGTTGGTGATGTGGTTGAAGGCGCACCAAGTGATGTTAGAGGAAAGTATATATCATCTATAAATAAAGCGCTAGAATCTATTGGAAAAACAAAAATGGATATGGGCAATAGTTTGGAGGATGGACAAAGTGACGGAGATAAGATGGAGGATACATCAGATTTAGATGGAGAAACTGATGAATTGGGCGGTGAAACTTGA
- a CDS encoding energy-coupling factor ABC transporter ATP-binding protein — MIEIKNVSFSYENRKDIKSLEDVNLSIKSGEVILLCGTSGCGKTTLTRLINGLIPNFYEGILEGEVLIEGKEVSSKPLYETASKVGSVFQNPRSQFFNVDTTSELSFGCENMGFDIGEIKDRVNGTVFDFNIDSLMNRSIFQLSGGEKQKIACASVSALSPDVFVLDEPSSNLDFMAIEDLRKVIELWKSRGKTIVVAEHRLYYLSQLADRVIYMKNGRIESEFNRLEILKMSSDELGKLGLRPINLCDLKEKNIEATKCTADTINICEFSFGYKKKCCNLSIRDLDVPRDGIIAVIGQNGAGKSTFARCLCGLEKRAKGKINLNGKQMKSKERLKHCYMVMQDVNHQLFTESVLDEVLLGMPVQDEKKAEIILESLDLHDYKDAHPMALSGGQKQRVAIASAVASERDVILFDEPSSGLDFYHMKEVSENLRKLNSFGKTLFVVTHDPELILSCCNHVLEIEKGKVKANYRLDEHGKEKMLSFFI, encoded by the coding sequence TTGATTGAAATAAAAAATGTTTCATTCTCATATGAAAATAGAAAAGATATAAAGAGCCTTGAGGATGTGAATTTAAGTATCAAAAGTGGTGAAGTTATTTTACTTTGTGGAACGTCAGGGTGTGGAAAAACGACATTGACTAGACTTATAAATGGACTTATACCGAATTTTTATGAGGGAATATTAGAAGGAGAAGTATTGATAGAGGGGAAGGAGGTATCTAGCAAACCACTTTATGAAACTGCATCTAAAGTGGGGTCTGTATTTCAGAACCCGAGATCACAATTTTTTAACGTAGATACTACTAGTGAACTATCGTTTGGTTGTGAAAATATGGGATTTGATATTGGTGAAATCAAAGATAGAGTAAATGGAACTGTTTTTGATTTTAATATAGATTCATTGATGAATAGAAGTATATTTCAACTATCTGGAGGAGAGAAACAAAAGATAGCTTGCGCATCAGTATCTGCGCTAAGCCCTGATGTTTTTGTACTAGACGAGCCATCTTCAAATTTAGATTTTATGGCTATAGAAGATTTGAGAAAAGTTATAGAACTTTGGAAATCAAGAGGAAAGACGATAGTTGTAGCGGAACATAGACTCTACTATTTAAGTCAACTTGCAGATAGAGTGATTTACATGAAAAATGGTAGGATAGAGAGTGAATTTAATAGATTAGAAATACTAAAAATGTCATCTGATGAGCTTGGGAAATTAGGACTGAGACCAATAAATTTGTGTGACTTAAAAGAAAAAAATATAGAAGCTACAAAATGTACGGCTGATACTATTAATATTTGCGAGTTTTCTTTTGGATATAAGAAAAAATGTTGTAATTTAAGCATTAGAGATTTAGATGTTCCTAGAGATGGCATTATAGCAGTTATTGGACAAAATGGAGCTGGAAAATCAACATTTGCTAGATGTCTATGTGGATTAGAGAAAAGAGCAAAAGGCAAGATTAATTTAAATGGGAAACAAATGAAGAGTAAAGAAAGACTTAAGCATTGTTATATGGTGATGCAAGATGTAAATCATCAATTATTTACAGAAAGTGTGTTAGATGAAGTATTATTAGGTATGCCTGTACAAGATGAGAAAAAAGCCGAAATAATTTTAGAAAGCTTGGATCTTCATGACTATAAAGATGCTCATCCAATGGCACTTTCAGGAGGCCAAAAGCAGCGTGTTGCAATTGCGTCGGCAGTAGCGTCGGAGCGAGATGTTATATTGTTTGATGAACCCAGTAGTGGATTAGATTTTTATCACATGAAAGAAGTTTCGGAAAACCTTAGGAAACTAAATTCTTTTGGAAAAACATTGTTTGTAGTTACTCACGACCCAGAGCTTATACTTTCTTGTTGCAACCACGTGCTGGAAATTGAGAAGGGAAAGGTCAAGGCAAATTATAGACTAGATGAGCATGGAAAAGAAAAAATGTTGTCATTTTTCATTTAA
- a CDS encoding cyclase family protein, which produces MNRKMIVDITQTTKIGRVYREGSPALKVENIKCNEGTKSEYETIMFSCATHNMGTHIDVVDKDVFIENERLISTGIKFDVSHISERTIKLSDIDTSIVEEGQYVFFQTNWDKYFDDEDKYNNHPEIDFEVIEFLASKKVNMIGIDTLGLGRGKNHGKIDVYLAKEGRYAIENLCNLDQIPSKDFKVYCLPTKIEGLDAFPTRILVEY; this is translated from the coding sequence GTGAATAGAAAAATGATAGTAGATATTACGCAAACAACAAAAATAGGAAGAGTTTATCGTGAAGGTTCACCAGCTTTAAAAGTAGAAAATATAAAGTGCAATGAAGGTACAAAAAGTGAGTATGAAACAATAATGTTTTCATGTGCAACTCACAATATGGGTACTCATATAGATGTAGTTGATAAAGATGTTTTTATTGAGAATGAGAGACTGATTTCAACGGGTATAAAATTTGATGTATCACATATATCAGAACGAACTATCAAACTTTCGGATATTGATACCAGTATAGTTGAAGAGGGACAATATGTTTTTTTTCAAACAAATTGGGATAAATATTTTGACGATGAGGATAAATACAATAATCATCCAGAAATAGATTTTGAGGTCATAGAGTTTTTAGCTAGTAAAAAAGTAAATATGATAGGAATAGATACATTGGGACTTGGAAGAGGAAAGAATCATGGCAAAATAGACGTATACCTTGCTAAGGAGGGTAGATATGCCATCGAAAATCTTTGTAATTTAGATCAAATACCTAGTAAGGACTTCAAGGTTTATTGTTTACCTACGAAAATCGAAGGATTAGATGCATTTCCTACCAGAATATTGGTAGAATATTAA
- a CDS encoding HAMP domain-containing histidine kinase yields the protein MNILNKRKIVYGLTFIVVTISFIFLILFNILMNLYVENSARSSLELMKHTFDINAEFFVDYDFNENLYFEPYYAIIDDDYVEEMFPSEIELYKYYKSASKNLEYGESYRYTNKGKTIYFMLLERVIVDDTYFENDDPKNILIYVNISPVASIVSTINKIFAVVFFLIIVFVVWIGKKTDKYLEMSDKNLKSFFSNASHELKTPIMSIQSYAEGIEKEIVDEKEAAQIIIKESERMSNLVGDILEISKIDSGAKNLNAYYSDLREVLYDILESNTILAEKSNIEFKFKLNEPLMTVFDEQMMHSVFSNIVSNNIRYAKSKVEVHVIKNSKFISIKISDDGEPILEENIIHVFDRFYKGKNGQNGIGLALAKEYIELHDGNIRVISNEEETAFLINIPNIKK from the coding sequence ATGAATATTCTAAATAAGAGGAAAATAGTTTATGGATTAACGTTTATAGTTGTTACCATTTCATTTATTTTTCTAATTTTATTTAATATATTGATGAATTTATATGTTGAAAATAGTGCAAGAAGCTCATTAGAATTAATGAAACATACATTTGATATAAATGCTGAATTTTTCGTAGATTATGATTTTAATGAAAATCTTTATTTCGAACCTTATTATGCAATAATAGATGATGACTATGTAGAAGAAATGTTTCCTTCGGAGATAGAATTGTATAAATACTATAAATCAGCAAGTAAAAATTTGGAGTATGGAGAATCATATAGATATACAAACAAGGGAAAAACGATATATTTTATGCTTCTAGAAAGAGTTATTGTCGATGATACATATTTTGAAAATGATGATCCTAAGAATATATTAATCTATGTAAATATATCTCCAGTTGCGAGTATTGTATCTACCATAAATAAAATTTTTGCAGTGGTATTTTTTTTAATAATAGTATTTGTTGTTTGGATTGGTAAAAAAACAGATAAATATCTAGAGATGAGCGATAAAAATTTAAAAAGTTTCTTTTCAAATGCATCGCATGAGCTTAAAACGCCTATAATGTCTATTCAAAGTTATGCAGAAGGAATAGAGAAAGAAATAGTAGACGAAAAAGAAGCGGCACAGATAATAATAAAAGAGAGCGAGCGCATGTCCAATTTAGTTGGTGATATACTAGAGATTTCTAAAATAGATAGTGGAGCTAAAAATTTGAATGCATATTATAGTGATCTTCGAGAAGTTTTATATGATATATTAGAAAGCAATACAATTTTGGCAGAAAAAAGTAATATAGAGTTTAAGTTCAAATTGAATGAACCACTTATGACTGTATTTGACGAGCAGATGATGCATAGTGTTTTTTCTAATATCGTATCAAACAATATCAGATATGCGAAGTCTAAAGTAGAGGTTCACGTGATTAAAAATTCTAAATTTATCAGCATAAAGATATCTGATGATGGAGAGCCCATCTTAGAAGAAAATATAATTCATGTATTTGATAGATTTTATAAAGGGAAAAATGGTCAAAATGGAATAGGACTGGCTTTGGCAAAAGAATATATTGAGCTTCACGATGGTAATATAAGAGTAATTTCAAACGAAGAAGAGACTGCATTTTTGATTAACATACCAAATATAAAGAAATAG
- a CDS encoding MptD family putative ECF transporter S component, whose translation MENKLQAKDLINVGIFTALYFVIFFATGMLGYIPILMLLIPFLCPLVAGIPFMLFMTRVNKFGMVTIMGTILGLLMLLTGHPWTIVPFAMIVAFLGDLVLKSGDYSNWSRIKLGYVVFSQWLMGLLIPIFFMRDSYFQTIRAGYGDAYTDALLKVTPPWVFWAMIVLAALGAFTGATIGRAALKKHFQRAGIA comes from the coding sequence GTGGAAAATAAGTTACAAGCAAAAGATTTAATCAATGTTGGGATTTTTACAGCACTTTATTTTGTCATATTTTTTGCAACAGGAATGCTTGGTTATATACCTATACTCATGCTATTAATTCCTTTTTTATGCCCATTAGTTGCAGGAATTCCATTTATGTTATTTATGACTAGAGTGAACAAATTCGGAATGGTTACTATTATGGGAACTATTTTAGGACTGTTGATGTTATTAACTGGTCATCCATGGACTATAGTACCATTTGCAATGATAGTAGCATTCTTGGGAGATTTGGTTTTGAAATCAGGAGATTATTCAAATTGGAGTAGAATTAAACTTGGATATGTAGTATTTAGTCAATGGTTAATGGGGCTATTGATACCAATCTTTTTTATGAGAGATAGCTACTTTCAAACTATAAGAGCAGGTTATGGAGATGCGTATACCGATGCACTTCTCAAAGTGACTCCACCATGGGTGTTTTGGGCGATGATAGTACTAGCAGCACTAGGAGCATTTACTGGAGCTACAATAGGACGAGCTGCATTAAAAAAACACTTTCAAAGAGCGGGGATAGCTTAA
- a CDS encoding PEP-utilizing enzyme: MSTKIYSFDTESEVELKSVGGKGKALIETFRAGFPVPDGFVLSVDFFKSWMDDIKSSTEWSTMIKDSIITNCDKVKQKASMMSFHENQKNLIEEVLQKFDGRCFFAVRSSSPEEDLEGTSFAGMYETHLGISKSELERYIASAFSSAFDYRVMEYKKQNNIELDNTCIAIVVQRQVDSDVSGVGFSLNPNNNCYDEVVINASFGLGESIVSGIVTPDTYVVDYIKREIIEKNIGDKQSELSLDINGGTIEHSTKEPFKQALSDAQILELSDLIKKCEKYYGKPMDTEWAYKDSKLYLLQSRPITTYLPLFPELVTKPGKRKNLYLDLIVMSQGFSESISVLGTDLFGIMLYEIKNRTFATDIKGLAPTLHGREYINVSQLLKVWGEKTGIKFIEAYDENIKKIIKEIDLVGEYKADVRNESTRGSKRRMVQMILRMIPTIIRTKFSNYKGVVEEYIEAAEEIKMKTNALNLEWDYSDIVDESMKYLSDIVNKAGIMMAGMSAYSSIKKMFKGKELEYLVTALGMDLDGNPTSEMGHRLFELASMDDLKKTRTSEEFVKNVENRMYSKEFMIKYDEYISKFGSRGFMEIDVASKRAYEDPTLVYEKLANINTEDSQIINVKGKRKEAYEKLLEVAKSEGFEKKFAKQAEIYQATFGYREHPKYMVVIIYAKLHDLALELGEQFVKAGLLDDKYHIFDLHINEITMAQRDENIDLRVARNDNLKPYKKVKHVRDWPLVIDSRGKIFKPRIEPKDGDIIGLPIAPGIVRGKVKILETPYEKPLNAGEILVTRATEPSWTPIFINAAGVIMEIGGPLQHGGIIAREYGIPCVSGLIGIKDMLKDGDMVEVDGNNGIVKILEENDS; the protein is encoded by the coding sequence ATGTCTACTAAAATTTATTCTTTTGATACAGAATCTGAAGTTGAATTAAAAAGTGTTGGAGGTAAGGGAAAGGCTTTAATAGAGACGTTTAGAGCTGGTTTTCCAGTGCCAGATGGATTTGTACTTTCTGTTGATTTTTTTAAAAGTTGGATGGACGATATAAAGAGTAGTACCGAGTGGAGCACTATGATTAAAGATAGCATCATAACAAATTGTGATAAAGTAAAACAAAAAGCGTCTATGATGAGTTTTCATGAAAATCAGAAGAATTTGATAGAAGAAGTTTTGCAAAAATTTGACGGTAGATGTTTTTTTGCAGTCAGATCATCATCGCCAGAAGAGGATTTAGAGGGTACTAGTTTTGCTGGTATGTATGAAACGCATTTAGGTATATCAAAGAGTGAATTAGAGAGGTATATAGCGTCAGCATTTTCATCTGCATTTGACTATAGAGTAATGGAGTACAAAAAACAAAATAATATAGAGTTAGACAATACTTGCATAGCGATTGTCGTTCAAAGACAGGTAGATTCAGACGTAAGTGGCGTTGGTTTTTCACTAAATCCAAACAATAATTGTTACGATGAAGTCGTGATAAATGCATCATTTGGACTAGGAGAAAGTATAGTATCGGGAATAGTTACTCCAGATACATATGTAGTTGATTATATAAAACGAGAAATAATCGAAAAAAATATAGGAGATAAGCAAAGTGAATTATCTTTAGATATAAATGGTGGAACTATAGAACATAGTACTAAAGAGCCGTTTAAACAAGCACTTAGTGATGCTCAAATACTAGAGTTATCAGATTTGATAAAAAAATGTGAAAAATACTATGGAAAACCGATGGATACAGAGTGGGCTTATAAGGATAGTAAATTGTATTTACTACAGTCAAGACCGATTACTACTTATTTACCACTATTTCCAGAATTAGTTACAAAACCAGGAAAGCGAAAAAATTTATATTTAGATTTGATAGTCATGTCTCAAGGCTTTTCCGAGAGTATATCGGTTTTAGGAACGGATTTGTTTGGTATAATGCTCTATGAAATAAAAAATAGAACTTTTGCTACAGATATAAAAGGACTAGCACCCACATTACATGGTAGAGAATATATAAATGTGTCGCAATTACTAAAGGTTTGGGGAGAGAAAACTGGAATAAAATTTATCGAAGCATATGATGAAAATATAAAAAAAATAATCAAAGAAATTGATCTAGTCGGAGAATATAAAGCAGATGTAAGAAATGAATCGACTAGGGGTTCTAAGCGAAGAATGGTACAAATGATACTTAGAATGATTCCAACTATTATACGAACGAAATTTTCAAATTATAAAGGCGTTGTAGAGGAATATATAGAAGCGGCAGAGGAAATCAAAATGAAGACTAATGCGCTTAATTTAGAATGGGATTATAGTGATATAGTTGATGAATCAATGAAATACCTAAGCGATATAGTAAATAAAGCTGGAATAATGATGGCTGGAATGTCAGCATATTCATCTATTAAGAAAATGTTTAAAGGCAAGGAACTTGAATATTTGGTAACAGCACTTGGAATGGATTTAGATGGAAATCCAACTAGCGAAATGGGGCATAGATTATTCGAGTTAGCGTCTATGGATGATTTAAAAAAAACAAGAACATCTGAAGAATTTGTTAAGAACGTAGAAAATAGAATGTATTCTAAAGAGTTTATGATTAAGTATGATGAGTATATATCAAAATTTGGTTCTAGGGGATTTATGGAAATCGATGTTGCATCAAAAAGAGCTTATGAAGATCCGACTTTGGTATATGAGAAACTCGCAAATATAAATACAGAAGATAGTCAGATAATAAATGTAAAGGGCAAGAGAAAAGAAGCATATGAAAAATTACTTGAAGTAGCAAAATCAGAAGGTTTTGAGAAAAAATTTGCAAAACAAGCAGAGATTTATCAGGCGACATTCGGATATAGAGAGCATCCTAAGTATATGGTTGTAATAATATATGCGAAGCTTCACGATTTAGCATTAGAGCTAGGGGAGCAGTTTGTGAAAGCAGGATTACTTGATGATAAATACCATATATTTGATTTGCATATAAATGAAATAACCATGGCTCAAAGAGATGAAAATATAGATCTCAGAGTAGCTAGAAATGATAATTTAAAACCGTATAAAAAGGTTAAACATGTAAGAGATTGGCCGTTAGTGATAGATAGCAGAGGAAAAATATTTAAACCGCGTATTGAACCAAAAGATGGTGATATAATAGGTTTACCTATAGCACCAGGGATTGTGAGAGGTAAGGTGAAAATTCTAGAAACTCCATATGAAAAACCGCTAAATGCAGGAGAAATACTTGTTACTAGAGCAACAGAACCATCTTGGACTCCGATATTCATAAATGCTGCAGGTGTTATAATGGAAATTGGAGGGCCACTTCAGCATGGTGGTATAATAGCTAGAGAATATGGAATACCATGTGTTAGCGGTCTCATAGGCATAAAAGATATGTTAAAAGATGGAGATATGGTTGAAGTAGATGGGAACAATGGTATAGTGAAAATACTTGAGGAAAATGATAGTTAA